The DNA sequence TGATCGCGCTGCGTTCACAGCAGCCGGGTTTCGGCGCCGGCGTCGCTGATGGGGCGGCCACGGCGGCGGGTCTGACCTGTCGTTGGGCAGCAGCTGCCCTGGCGCCCTCGTGGTTCGCGGTGCATCGGGCGGAGTGGTCGACGGTGGTCGTGCTCGGCGAGGCCGAGACGATCGTCGACCTGGGCCGGCCGATTCTCGAGGTGGTTCTGGCGTGGGGGGACGCCGCGGCGACCGGGAGCACGCTGCGGTTGCCGCCGGGATCATCGGCAGTCGTGCGATGCGAGCCGTCGACCGCCGCCGGGCGTTGATCGGCCATTCCCTCGGGTGACCGGACCCGATACTGTCCGATCGTCCGAAATCGTCCTACCGGGTGTGTGGCGGGGAGTGCCGATGACTGCGGATGGGTTCGACGTCGACCTGCTCGTCGTCGGCGCCGGGATGGCCGGGATGACCGCTGCGGCGTACGCCGCCGGGCACGGGGCGTCCGTGCTGGTCGTCGAGAAGGCTGCCGAGATCGGCGGTTCGGCGCTGCTCAGCGGCGGCGGCCTGCTGCGGCCGCAGAGCGCCGCCGACCTGATGGCGATCAACCCCAGCGGCGATCCGAAGTTCGCCACGATGTTGTCGGAGGACTACGACGGCGCCATCGAGTGGATCGCGTCGACGGGTGTGGCCGTCACCGACGTGGACACCTCCATTCCCGCGGTCATGGGGTACCCGTCGGCGCTGCGGGGTTTCGACATCGGCGCCTACATCCCCCGCTGCCGCGCCATCGTGGAAAGTGCCGGCGGCCACGTCGTCCCGCTGACCGACGTCGAGGAACTCCTGGTGGCCGACGGCCGGGTGGTCGGGGCCCGGTTGCGCGACCGGGACGGCGTCAGCGACGTCCGCGCGCGGTGGACGCTGCTGGCCACCGGCGGCTTCCACAACAACCCCGAACTTCGTGCGCGGTACCTGGGCGGCAACGCCAAGACCATGTTGGTGCGGGGAAATCAGGTCAGCGACGGTGCGGGGCTGCGGCTGGCGCTGTCGGTCGGCGGGACGACGACGCCACTGATGAATCGCTTCTACGGACACACC is a window from the Actinomycetota bacterium genome containing:
- a CDS encoding FAD-binding protein gives rise to the protein MTADGFDVDLLVVGAGMAGMTAAAYAAGHGASVLVVEKAAEIGGSALLSGGGLLRPQSAADLMAINPSGDPKFATMLSEDYDGAIEWIASTGVAVTDVDTSIPAVMGYPSALRGFDIGAYIPRCRAIVESAGGHVVPLTDVEELLVADGRVVGARLRDRDGVSDVRARWTLLATGGFHNNPELRARYLGGNAKTMLVRGNQVSDGAGLRLALSVGGTTTPLMNRFYGHTVPWPLDHEFVKADYVRLAQHYLSTHSVILDKSGHRIVDESLGYYRNSQAVLANDDGRALLVGDQRVREADMAGGAPERTLGYERLDRITEAAKAGGHAIEAPTVEELDELVRPWGYHGVAAAVAAFNSQLQSGTELDPPRSRNRDAIDRGPFFAIEIQPAITNTWGGLQVNERMQVVRSDGEPVPGLLATGADLGGAFHEKYCSGLNLACTSGLRAAKLALDGLRQE